One Microplitis mediator isolate UGA2020A chromosome 3, iyMicMedi2.1, whole genome shotgun sequence DNA segment encodes these proteins:
- the LOC130665392 gene encoding glycogen-binding subunit 76A isoform X1 produces the protein MISHSYTSERNRNHETPLGEAAISFPPSAHEMGSTDSPDDNHCAGGSSCGLVSSLFPTICRGRAEAFARRLHRRLTSLNGTDAETNYDDDDDIEENYNNDETCNENKNSNKLTTRNPVKNHVYQRQPHHTSESDLYFDFDLSPDLENGDTEIGSPDQVLNAAEIASLLVNHSDILKANKDVCDFSSHTEQPEQENNLVYCDSESGCGFSSPLNGTPSDDHNNEIYFDPVSSDNDKTRSDCFYDPINSSESDVCHASNDKTKSDSHKPPGRRRIDLHKSQKTQDTSESSSSVKSNLQQLDELNKKSAVTYSSEESLDNASSLDTTSPSHESLWSTFDDSTVSLQNDSLSTPPLPDTISKSYSDSELTPHTRLPEINVESASSSDEVDCFYRNNHNNDKIKSSDLVLSSNDLSAASTGDSFSTDTSSIDKPDALVTECPLDEQSPSTIKPLNNVENLENISDEINGMRIQETSSQDSDPLVNNKDKAISNLEIEENEEIDEKKNEEEDEEGHEPRPLRVRRCSSLKTGKTPPGTPGRKKIVRFADALGLDLADVRTFLDEIPKVPNSAFSDLSYDQLFHKDSSPGLYDSSGSDYSRSNLNTLNIKPVTGSTGMKFDTMLVPLFQQPGGLPSFMDLVRERQVCLENVIVQDPLSMCIQGTVRVKNLDFHKSVHIRYSLDSWKSYSDLQALYLQNSCDGFSDKFTFQLYCRPLKVGAKLELAVRFQCKGVQYWDNNSGFNYCFQCLPTSQAINYIPITSSQNCYTNNWSMNFY, from the exons ATGATTTCGCATAGCTATACATCAGAG cgAAACAGAAATCACGAAACCCCATTGGGTGAGGCTGCTATTTCATTTCCTCCGAGTGCCCACGAGATGGGAAGCACAGACTCACCTGACGACAATCATTGTGCCGGTGGTTCATCTTGTGGACTTGTAAGTTCATTATTCCCAACAATTTGCCGTGGTCGTGCCGAAGCATTTGCTCGACGTCTTCATCGCCGATTGACGTCACTTAACGGTACTGATGCAGAAACTAACTACGATGATGACGACGACATCGAAGAGAATTATAATAACGATGAAACatgcaatgaaaataaaaattcaaacaaactCACGACGCGAAATCCTGTAAAAAATCACGTCTATCAACGACAGCCGCATCATACATCAGAGTCTGATCTGTATTTTGACTTTGATCTCTCACCAGACCTAGAAAACGGCGATACAGAAATAGGCTCTCCAGATCAAGTTTTAAATGCTGCAGAGATCGCCAGTTTATTGGTCAATCACTCAGATATTTTAAAAGCGAATAAGGATGTCTGTGATTTTTCATCTCACACTGAGCAACCAGagcaagaaaataatttagtgtACTGTGATTCGGAATCAGGATGTGGATTTTCGTCTCCTTTAAACGGCACTCCTTCAGATGATCAcaataacgaaatttattttgatccAGTAAGTTCTGATAATGATAAGACACGTTCTGACTGTTTTTACGATCCTATTAATTCTTCTGAAAGCGATGTTTGTCATGCGTCTAATGATAAAACCAAATCCGATTCTCATAAGCCACCGGGACGCCGAAGAATAGATTTGCATAAATCACAGAAAACTCAAGATACATCGGAATCAAGTTCTTCTGTTAAAAGTAATCTGCAACAACTGGacgagttgaataaaaaatcagcAGTGACGTATAGCTCTGAAGAATCTCTTGATAATGCGAGCTCTTTAGACACAACATCGCCAAGTCACGAGTCTCTTTGGAGTACTTTTGATGATAGTACTGTGTCACTTCAAAATGACAGCTTATCAACTCCCCCATTACCTGATACTATTTCTAAGTCATATTCAGACTCAGAACTGACTCCACACACTCGTTTACCAGAAATAAATGTAGAATCGGCATCATCTAGCGATGAAGTTGACtgtttttatagaaataatcacaataacgataaaataaaatcatcgGATTTAGTTTTAAGTTCAAATGACCTCAGTGCGGCTTCGACGGGTGACAGTTTTTCAACTGACACCAGTAGCATTGATAAACCAGACGCTTTAGTTACCGAGTGTCCATTGGACGAACAATCGCCATCGACAATTAAACCTTTAAATAacgtagaaaatttagaaaatataaGTGATGAAATAAACGGTATGCGAATACAAGAAACATCATCACAAGACAGCGACCCACtagttaataataaagacAAAGCCATAAGTAATCTCGAAATAGAAGAAAATGAggaaattgatgaaaaaaaaaatgaagaagaaGATGAAGAGGGACATGAGCCGCGACCACTTCGAGTAAGACGATGCTCGTCTCTCAAGACTGGGAAAACACCCCCTGGAACTCCTGGTAGAAAGAAAATTGTCCGTTTTGCTGACGCTCTTGGTCTTGATCTCGCTGATGTCAGAACATTTTTAGATGAAATTCCAAAAGTGCCTAACTCTGCCTTCTCAGACCTAAGTTATGATCAACTTTTCCACAAGGATTCGAGCCCCGGTTTATATGACAGCAGTGGATCTGATTACTCTAGAtcgaatttaaatactttaaataTAAAGCCGGTAACGGGTAGTACGGGAATGAAATTTGATACAATGCTGGTCCCGCTTTTTCAACAACCAGGAGGTCTTCCGAGTTTCATGGATCTTGTGCGAGAGCGACAGGTGTGTCTTGAAAATGTTATTGTACAGGATCCACTGTCGATGTGTATCCAAGGAACCGTACGGGTAAAAAATCTCGACTTCCATAAATCCGTCCACATAAGATACAGTTTAGATTCATGGAAAAGTTACAGCGATCTACAGGCactatatttacaaaattcatGTGATGGGTTTAGtgataaatttacatttcaaCTCTACTGTCGTCCCTTGAAAGTCGGCGCGAAACTTGAACTCGCGGTACGATTTCAGTGTAAGGGTGTTCAGTACTGGGACAATAACTCAGGTTTTAATTATTGCTTCCAATGTTTACCAACGAGTCAAGCCATTAATTACATACCAATTACGTCATCGCAAAACTGCTATACAAACAATTGGTCGATGAATTTTTACTAA
- the LOC130665392 gene encoding glycogen-binding subunit 76A isoform X2, whose protein sequence is MGSTDSPDDNHCAGGSSCGLVSSLFPTICRGRAEAFARRLHRRLTSLNGTDAETNYDDDDDIEENYNNDETCNENKNSNKLTTRNPVKNHVYQRQPHHTSESDLYFDFDLSPDLENGDTEIGSPDQVLNAAEIASLLVNHSDILKANKDVCDFSSHTEQPEQENNLVYCDSESGCGFSSPLNGTPSDDHNNEIYFDPVSSDNDKTRSDCFYDPINSSESDVCHASNDKTKSDSHKPPGRRRIDLHKSQKTQDTSESSSSVKSNLQQLDELNKKSAVTYSSEESLDNASSLDTTSPSHESLWSTFDDSTVSLQNDSLSTPPLPDTISKSYSDSELTPHTRLPEINVESASSSDEVDCFYRNNHNNDKIKSSDLVLSSNDLSAASTGDSFSTDTSSIDKPDALVTECPLDEQSPSTIKPLNNVENLENISDEINGMRIQETSSQDSDPLVNNKDKAISNLEIEENEEIDEKKNEEEDEEGHEPRPLRVRRCSSLKTGKTPPGTPGRKKIVRFADALGLDLADVRTFLDEIPKVPNSAFSDLSYDQLFHKDSSPGLYDSSGSDYSRSNLNTLNIKPVTGSTGMKFDTMLVPLFQQPGGLPSFMDLVRERQVCLENVIVQDPLSMCIQGTVRVKNLDFHKSVHIRYSLDSWKSYSDLQALYLQNSCDGFSDKFTFQLYCRPLKVGAKLELAVRFQCKGVQYWDNNSGFNYCFQCLPTSQAINYIPITSSQNCYTNNWSMNFY, encoded by the coding sequence ATGGGAAGCACAGACTCACCTGACGACAATCATTGTGCCGGTGGTTCATCTTGTGGACTTGTAAGTTCATTATTCCCAACAATTTGCCGTGGTCGTGCCGAAGCATTTGCTCGACGTCTTCATCGCCGATTGACGTCACTTAACGGTACTGATGCAGAAACTAACTACGATGATGACGACGACATCGAAGAGAATTATAATAACGATGAAACatgcaatgaaaataaaaattcaaacaaactCACGACGCGAAATCCTGTAAAAAATCACGTCTATCAACGACAGCCGCATCATACATCAGAGTCTGATCTGTATTTTGACTTTGATCTCTCACCAGACCTAGAAAACGGCGATACAGAAATAGGCTCTCCAGATCAAGTTTTAAATGCTGCAGAGATCGCCAGTTTATTGGTCAATCACTCAGATATTTTAAAAGCGAATAAGGATGTCTGTGATTTTTCATCTCACACTGAGCAACCAGagcaagaaaataatttagtgtACTGTGATTCGGAATCAGGATGTGGATTTTCGTCTCCTTTAAACGGCACTCCTTCAGATGATCAcaataacgaaatttattttgatccAGTAAGTTCTGATAATGATAAGACACGTTCTGACTGTTTTTACGATCCTATTAATTCTTCTGAAAGCGATGTTTGTCATGCGTCTAATGATAAAACCAAATCCGATTCTCATAAGCCACCGGGACGCCGAAGAATAGATTTGCATAAATCACAGAAAACTCAAGATACATCGGAATCAAGTTCTTCTGTTAAAAGTAATCTGCAACAACTGGacgagttgaataaaaaatcagcAGTGACGTATAGCTCTGAAGAATCTCTTGATAATGCGAGCTCTTTAGACACAACATCGCCAAGTCACGAGTCTCTTTGGAGTACTTTTGATGATAGTACTGTGTCACTTCAAAATGACAGCTTATCAACTCCCCCATTACCTGATACTATTTCTAAGTCATATTCAGACTCAGAACTGACTCCACACACTCGTTTACCAGAAATAAATGTAGAATCGGCATCATCTAGCGATGAAGTTGACtgtttttatagaaataatcacaataacgataaaataaaatcatcgGATTTAGTTTTAAGTTCAAATGACCTCAGTGCGGCTTCGACGGGTGACAGTTTTTCAACTGACACCAGTAGCATTGATAAACCAGACGCTTTAGTTACCGAGTGTCCATTGGACGAACAATCGCCATCGACAATTAAACCTTTAAATAacgtagaaaatttagaaaatataaGTGATGAAATAAACGGTATGCGAATACAAGAAACATCATCACAAGACAGCGACCCACtagttaataataaagacAAAGCCATAAGTAATCTCGAAATAGAAGAAAATGAggaaattgatgaaaaaaaaaatgaagaagaaGATGAAGAGGGACATGAGCCGCGACCACTTCGAGTAAGACGATGCTCGTCTCTCAAGACTGGGAAAACACCCCCTGGAACTCCTGGTAGAAAGAAAATTGTCCGTTTTGCTGACGCTCTTGGTCTTGATCTCGCTGATGTCAGAACATTTTTAGATGAAATTCCAAAAGTGCCTAACTCTGCCTTCTCAGACCTAAGTTATGATCAACTTTTCCACAAGGATTCGAGCCCCGGTTTATATGACAGCAGTGGATCTGATTACTCTAGAtcgaatttaaatactttaaataTAAAGCCGGTAACGGGTAGTACGGGAATGAAATTTGATACAATGCTGGTCCCGCTTTTTCAACAACCAGGAGGTCTTCCGAGTTTCATGGATCTTGTGCGAGAGCGACAGGTGTGTCTTGAAAATGTTATTGTACAGGATCCACTGTCGATGTGTATCCAAGGAACCGTACGGGTAAAAAATCTCGACTTCCATAAATCCGTCCACATAAGATACAGTTTAGATTCATGGAAAAGTTACAGCGATCTACAGGCactatatttacaaaattcatGTGATGGGTTTAGtgataaatttacatttcaaCTCTACTGTCGTCCCTTGAAAGTCGGCGCGAAACTTGAACTCGCGGTACGATTTCAGTGTAAGGGTGTTCAGTACTGGGACAATAACTCAGGTTTTAATTATTGCTTCCAATGTTTACCAACGAGTCAAGCCATTAATTACATACCAATTACGTCATCGCAAAACTGCTATACAAACAATTGGTCGATGAATTTTTACTAA